The DNA window GCAAGGTAAAGAGGTAAAATCAGTAAGGTATTTTACAGTCTATAATCCTAAGTCTAAAAGTATACCTACCAACCAGGTGCTTTATTTCAAAACTGAAAAGACGAAGGCAGAACCCGGCGAAAAAGCCCAAATATTGTTAGGGTCGGCAACTAAAGGAGTGCAGGTATTGTACGAAATAGAGCACAATAACAAGATTGTGGCAAAGCGGTGGTTAAAACTGAGTAAAAGCCAAAAAATGATAGAGGTACCCGTGAAAGAGGAGTATCGGGGAAACTTTGGTGTACACTTTACTTTTGTAAAAAACAACCGTTGGTACCATCGTGATGAGACAGTGTATGTACCACGCACCAACAAAGAGCTGGACATTAGTTTTGAAACTTTCCGAAACAAACTTAAGCCAGGAGAGAAAGAAGAATGGCGGATAAAGATTGCAGGTAAAAAAGGGGATAAAGTAGCCGCTGAAATGGTTGCTACCTTGTATGATGCCTCCTTAGATGTTTTCCGTGCCAATGCATTTAGTTTTGGCATTTATAACTCTTATTATGCCCGTATGCGCTGGGACAGCCGTGGGGGATTTGTTATCAGTAACTTTAATGTGTATGCACGCGATTGGAATGATCGTACGAAATATGTGAAATCTAAAAATTATGATTACCTCAATTGGTTTGGGTATTCGTATGGTCGTCGCAAGTATTATGACCGTCACCGTTTTAGAAAAGAAAAAAGTAGTGCAGGCAATACATCGACTCCGACAAAAGTAATGGAGGAAGTGAACGATGTAGCTGTGCCTAGCCCTAAAATGGCAGTAGCGACCAGGGCAAGCAAGAGTAAAGTTGTAGTAGCGGACAAGCAACAAAGTGTTCCTGTGGTTAAAAAAGCCGCTGGAGGTAGTGGGGGTAGTCTGGATCAAGTAAAGGCACGGACTAATTTCAACGAAACAGCTTTCTTTTACCCCAGTCTGCGCACCAATGAAAAAGGCGAAATCATTGTGAAGTTTACAGTGCCTGAGGCGCTTACCAAGTGGAAAATGAGAGGGTTTGCCCATACCAAAGACCTGAAGTATGGCTTTGCCAGCAATGAATTGGTGACCCAAAAAGAATTGATGGTGGTACCTAATGCTCCTCGTTTCTTCCGCGAAAGCGATCAAATGACCTTGATGTCTAAAATCTCTAATGTATCGGAAAAAGATTTGACAGGATCGGCGCAACTGTTTTTGTTTGATGCCATTACTAACAAACCGATTGATAAGCTATTGGGCAACACCAATGCAAAGCTTAACTTTCAGGCGAAAGCCGAGCAGAGTACGGTGGTAAAGTGGAAACTAAAAATACCTGTGGGTGTGCAAGCAATTACTTATAGAGTGGTGGCAAAAGCAGGTAAATTCTCAGATGGAGAAGAAATGACTTTGCCCGTATTGACCAATCGTATGTTGGTGACCGAAACAATGCCTTTGCCTATTCGCAGCAATCAAACCAAAACTTTTGAGTTGAAAAAACTGATGGCAAGTGGCAAGTCTAAAACCTTGAAGCACCATAAATACACCCTTGAGTTTACTTCTAACCCGGCTTGGTATGCTATTCAGGCACTGCCTTATTTGATGGAGTTTCCGCACGAATGTGCTGAACAAACCTTTAGTCGTTTTTATGCCAACAGTATTGCGGCACATGTGGCTAATTCAAGCCCGAAAATCAAGAAAGTGTTTGATACCTGGAAAAATATCCAACCAGATGCTTTGTTGAGTAACCTGGAGAAAAACCAAGAGCTTAAGTCATTGATTTTGAGTGAAACCCCGTGGGTAATGAACTCAAAGAGCGAGTCGGAGCGCAAACGTCGTTTGGGGGTACTGTTTGACCTGAACCGAATGGCAAATGAGCTGGAAAAAGCCTTGGCCAAACTTATCAAAAAGCAAAAAAGCGATGGTGCCTGGGCTTGGTTTGATGGAGGTTACCCTGATCGTTATATTACCCAGCACATTGCCACCGGTATGGGGCATTTAGATAATCTGGGAGTAAAAAAGGTGAGAGAAGACAAAAAAGCCTGGAGAATGACTACCAAGGCTATTCAGTTTTTAGATCGAAAAATTTATGATGACCACGAAGAACTGAAGCGTTTGGCACGTAAGGGCTTGTTGAAGCTGAAAGATGATCATTTGGGTTATATGCAAATGCAGTATTTGTATATGCGTAGTTTCTTTAAAGATGTAAAACTGAACAAAGATTATCAAAAAGCTTTTGATTACTACTTTGGTCAAGCCAAAAAGTATTGGACCAAAAAGAGTTTATATATGCAAGGTATGTTGGCGCTTGGGTTGTTTCGTTACGACGAAAAGCCAGTACCAATGGCTATTGTGAAGTCGCTAAAAGAGCGAGCTTTGCACAACGATGAAATGGGCATGTATTGGAAACAAACTGGGGGTTATTACTGGTATCAAGCACCTATTGAGACTCAAGCTTTGATGGTTGAAGTATTTGATGAAGTAGCAAAAGACCAAAAGGCAGTAGACGATTTGCGTACGTTCTTGCTAAAGTCTAAGCAAACTCAAGACTGGAAAACAACTAGAGCCACTACCGAGGCTTGTTATGCTTTATTGTTGCGAGGTAGTAATTGGCTAACCAGCGAAAAGCAGGTAGAAATAACCGTAGGTGGACAAAAGGTAAATCCATTTGATGAAAGTAGTCCTGCTAAGGTAGAAGCAGGTACTGGCTATTTCAAAAAGTCGTGGAACGCAGACAATATTACCGCTGACATGGGTAAAGTAACTGTGGCTAAAAAAGACAAAGGCGTTGCCTGGGGTGCGGTTTACTGGCAGTATTTTGAGCAACTAGACAAGATCACAACAGCTAAAACTCCATTAGCATTGAAAAAGCAATTGTTTTTGCAAAAAATGTCAGATGCCGGACCAGTAATTTCACCGATCAAGGCAAACACTAAGGTAAAAGTAGGTGATTTGATCAAGGTACGCATTGAGCTAAGGGTAGACCGATTGATGGAGTATGTGCACATGAAGGATATGCGAGCGGCTGGATTAGAGCCTGTAAACACCATTTCGCGTTATAAGTGGCAAGATGGTTTGGGGTATTATGAAAGCACACGCGATGCGGCGACTCATTTCTTTTTTGGGGCATTGCCCAAAGGGGTATATGTGTTTGAGTATGCCTTGAGGGTAAGTCACGCAGGAGATTTCTCAAATGGGGTGACTACCATTCAGTGTATGTATGCTCCCGAATTTGCCAGCCACTCAGAAGGAGTACGGGTAAAGTTTGAAGAGAAGTAAATATTGTTGTAAAAGCAACAGAACACATAAATATGAACCACTCAAGGCTTGAGCTTTGAGTGGTTTTTTATGGTCAATATAGGGTTATTCTGTTCAATGTATGATGAATAAACCTTGATTTGGACATATTATATTGCAAAAGAGATGGAAGACTATAGTGAGGCAATTGTTCTGCTATGTGAGGGGGTATTTTCAGAACAATTGACCCAATGAAACTATTTACCCCAAGCAAATTTTATTTCCTTCCCTTTCACAAAAAAGTTCTTGATTTTGCCATTGACAGTCATTTTCATCCTATCAGTAATCTTGAATGTGACCACTTGCCCTTGGATGTGAGTAATGATGCCTTTGCCTATCACCAACCAATAAGACATAGAGGTATTGCCCAATTTTTTTTTGTAAAATCGGCTGATATTTCCAGCTACACCTACTTTTAGGCTTGAGGGTATGTTTGGAGAGTATACGGTCAGTTGGTTGCCTGCAAGTTTTACAATGGTTGCCATTGTTTCTGGTTTACCAACTACAGCAGAAGTTTTTTTAGGTGTATTGGCAATGCTTGATGTAATACGTTTCTTTTCGCTGGCGACCAATGTTTGGTTAATGGTTTTTGGGGCTTTTCTCCAGCCAAACTCAGATACAGGGTATCCTATCACCAACAATTGTTTGTCGGTCACTCGAGCATTGAGTTGCTTCCCTTTTTTCTCAAAGCGGTAACAAGTACTTGAGCCGCTTTTCCAAACATTTATCAATTGCCATTGTGCTTTTGATATGTGTTTGAGAGTTGTTTGAATACGGTCGCTTTCATCTTTGAAGTTGAAAAGTGAAATGCCTTGGCATATATTCTGAGCATTGCATTTAAACTTAAGGTTGGCGCCTTTGGCATCTTCATAATCTATGGGTTTGCCATTGCCCCAACCCCTAATAAGGGTAAGAGTTGCTAGTTTTTGCTTAATAAAGCGTTTATTCTTGCCAATAAATTGATAAATGTTTTCAGGAGCTTGGGCATATAGGCTACCCACAAACAACGACAACAGAGCAATAAGTACAGTTTTTTTTATCTTATTTTGAGCTAAGTTTTGTAACTGTTTTGATTTACAATCTATACGCCTTGTAGTATTTGATTGACTCAAAGTTAAGCGCTTAAGAACGATTCTTAAAATAGCATCTAATAAGGAGGGGCAATAAAAATATTTACATTTCTATCTATTTTTTTATACCATACATTTAATTGTATTTTTTTGATGAAAGACAGTTCTTTTACTGTTTTAGGGTGTTTTCCTAACCTTTTCATATATACAGTAAGTTTTTCGAGTTGCTTCATTTGAGATAAAATCTGTATGTTCTCATCATTTGATAAGTCTAGAGTTATAGTAAGCTCTTTTAATTTAATAAAGGACAGGGGTAATTTAATAGAGCGATTGCCAACGATGTCTAATGAGTATAGGTTAGATAGTTCACAGATGTTTTTAGGAAAATAACGAACTCTACCTAAGCCTAACGATAGGAATTCAAGTTTTTTTAGTTCCTTAATCCTACTGGAAATGTATCTTATTCGATGAAAAGACAGAGTTAAATGCAGCAGATTTTTAAAATTAAACAAATACTCAGGTAAATAGGGGTCAAGTCCCCAAAGGTCAAGAGCCTGAATATGGTAAAAATCTTTTAAACAAGGATAAGATCTTCCTGTGTAAAGACCTAATCCGTTCAAGTTTTTTAAACCACAAAACTCATTATCTTTGACAAGTGCCCTAATACCATAGAGATAGCGTAAATTGGTATATTTGGGTATTTGTGCAATAGTTTCGGGGCTCTTATAAACAAAATATAGTACTTTGTCAGGTGAAGTTTTAGTAGGGTCAGGTAGTTTCCTCAAACTATCTAACTCATTCATTAAACTAAGGTACTCTTGCGATTGAGCGTAACTTGACTGCAAACAACTGAAAACCACAAGGAGGCATAAAATTCTTTTCATAAGCTATAGATCTGATGTTTATGAATCTATACTTAGGAAATGGGGCATAAATGGAGAATATCGGAAGTTGTACAGATCACACTAAATAATAAAAACTGAAAATAAGCCCAGTGCCTACGCTCATGGCAAATCCTGAGATAATTTCGGGCAAGGTATGTTTGTGTAGGTAATAACGCGACCACGCCACCAAAACGGCAAAGCCCAAGGCAAAGTAAGCAATGGTAGGGTAGCCCTGTAATAAAAACGAAAAAGTAAGCCCAATACCCATCATGTGGGCGCTGGTTTTGTGCACCACAAAGTTAACCGCAAAGGCAAGTACACATAACAGCAATAAAAACACAAAAGAGGAGAAGAGTATTCTGGGAGCTTCAATAGCATAAAAAAGTGCACATGCAGCCATTAATGAAAACATACCCACCGTGTATACTTGCTTACGCTGACTGCGTACCTCTACGCTCATGTTAGTAATCTTCTTACGCATAATTTGTACTATTACATAAGAAGATGGAATAAGCACCAGAAAGAAAAAAGCAAATAGCGTCCAGTAGATAGAGTCTTGAAGTGGCAGTGTGAGGCGTAACACCATAAAGGTAGTCACAATGGCCAGGTTATACGGAAACAGTATAACTGAAATGTACTTTGCAGTTTTTTGTTTCATCAGATGAGTTCATTAGTAGATTTGTTGATGGCTTAAATATACCTGTTTCTTGCTGAACTACTGCACCTGTGGGGTGTATTAGCATAAACTTAATGATTTGGTAATTTTTTTAAATAGGGGAGGAGCTATGACTATGAAAAAGTTCTTAGCTTTAAGTTTTTAAGACTATTTGGAGTACATAGCCTCGACAGGGGGCAAGCTTTAAGCGACAAGTCCTTAGATACCGATGAATATCGGTGCCCCGCAAGCGGGATGTCGGCATAGCCTCCACTAGGGAAACCCTGTTTAACTGCGTTGAGCTCATCACAGCAAATTGCTGTAGATTCGGTTCACAGGTAACTACACTTTTGTATCACGTTGATTTTCAGCGGCTTACAAAAAGCGTAGTTAAAAGGTAATGAAAATAGTAAACGCCAGGAGTACTTCTGGCGTTTATTATGATTTAAAGCATTTCTTGAATTGCTTTCAAACTGACTTCTTCTTCAAAATAATTGAGATGGTGACAAGCCACTTGAGTTACTTCTACTTGGGTGTTTTTACCTAGACTTTTCATAGAGGTAAAATCTACAATCATATCGTTTGCCTCGCCTGCATTGACAAAAGTACCTACACTTTTATACATCTGTTCTTTAAACTTAGAGAAGTTGCTACCCTCGGTGGGTTCATAGTTGCGTACATCGCCCGCTAAAACCAAGTAGGGAATACCACTGTCATCGCTATTGTTCAAATCTCGGATAAAAGAGGAGCCCTCTTGCATTTCGGCAAGGGTAGTAGTGAGCTGTTTGCTTTGTTTCATTATGTTTTTAATCGTTTTAAGTAAGCCTCCTGCCCAGGCTGCCAATGGTGATAGTATGTTGAGGGTAAGCCCCAGTGCTATAGTAGCAAATTTACGTGCGGTTTCTATATTGCCCAATACCGAACCTTGGTTGGGAGGCCCCACCAAAATCATTCGGTCTACCAACTCATGCCCTTTGCGTTGTTCTACCATCCAACGAGCTACCAAACACCCCATTCCTTGCGCCAAAACGTGCAACTCTTTGCCATCCTCTTTTTTAAAGCCTACCCGGTCAAGTTGATCTTTCAACGACCACGAAATATCATCACGAATAGACGAATTCAGGTTTTCATAGTCAAAGCTCAGTACCAGGTCATACCCTTTGTCAGCAATCATATCTTTTACACCAATCGCCATTTCTTCGGTATCTCCAATGATGCCATGAATGAGGAGCAATACTTTATTGGCTGACTTTACCTTTTCGGTAATATCATCATTATCTTTATGTCGTTTAATTTGCGTTCGCCCATTCTTAGTGGGGGCATTCAGGTATTCTACCCAGGCAAGTTGGTAAAGCTTATCAGGGTGGCGTTTTAACGCAATTTTAAAAAAGGCAAGCTTGAGTGACTTCCCCAAACTACGATGATCTTCTTCTTGTTCTGGAAGGGCATTGATGGTAATTAAAGTGTGCCCCTCTGCATCAGTGTCAACTTCGCCTACTGTCAGCAACTGTGCTCCGTCATAAGTCAACGGCAATAACAACTCATCTTCGTCAATGCTTTCACGAAGCATTATTTTCAAGGGGTGGTTGGCAAGTGCTTCGTTGCCCTGAATGTTATTAAACTCTAGTATATGATTGCCCCTTGGCGACCCGCCAAAGTCTACGATAGTGCCCGTTTGTTTTTCCAGTATTACAGGCAATACATCCATATAACTGGCACTGCGACTGCCGGGGTTGGGTGTGCTTAATTTCAGGTCAGCCGATAAGTAACTATTCCCCTTGATGATTAGTTTGTCATTATCAACAAGTTTAACCTCGCCTGTTCCTAGTTTGGCGCGTTGGCGTATAGTATGTATGGTAATGGTTTTGGTAAACCAGTTACTTTCCTGCTCAAATAGAGTAAACGTTTGGTCAGTGTTTTTCAAGCTGTTGGCATTGCCTGAGTGTACATACCCTATATCAATTGGCGCTTGTTCTAGCACAGACCCATCTAAACGCTGGGTACTTACCAATAACTTAAAAGTCATTGTACTCTCATTAGAAAAGTATTCATCTAAACCTTCGTGATATGCGATTTTATTTTCTTCTTCATTGTAGCTTTCCAGCCAGGTTTTTTGAGTTTCCAGAATAGTGGCGTGGTGAGTGTTGGCTTCAAAGTATTGACTGGTAAGCAGCGCCACCTCATAGTTTTCGTCGAGGTAAATAAGAGAAAAGTACAAGCCTTGGTCAGTATGATTGCTCACCCTAAGGTCAAACTCAGTGCCTTGCCATTCACCATCTACTTTTCTAAAATGGGTAATAATTTCTTCTCCTTCCAGAATATTTCCTTGGGCATCGTAGTAAGCAAAATCTATTTGATCGGGGGCTAATTGAGTGGGGGTATTTTTTAACCCTCTGACTTGTTCCCATTTACTAATGTTGTCCAGAATTTTCAGCAAACCTTGTACTTGGTTTGAGTCATAGTAAGATTTTATACCTTGAACTACCCGGTTATTTTCGTCTAACAAATACATAGACTGTTGGTCTGCTACCAAATGATACGTCCCTGCTTTGGGAGTAAGTAGATTACCCGCTTTATCTAGCACCGACACTTTCGAGAAATATTGAATGTGAGGATGGGCTATCTGTATAGCATACCCTTCATTTTTATCGCTTCTTACTAATTCGAAATGCGCAGATTGATGGGTTAACATTGCTTTTTGGAGCGCATCATATCCTGCTTGGTTGCCATACACCGATACATTGATAGATACTATTGGAGGTTTAAGGAAATCAGTCATATATTCTTTGTTAAGGAATTGTTCAAAAATAAATTTACACTCTGAGAGGTGATTTATTGCCTTGATGCTTCGTTATTTTTAGCCATCGGTTTTTGCCCGTAGCGCTGCTATGGGCAAAAAAATAGCCTCGTCTCAAAACAAAACCTCTACCTCAAGAATGGTAATTTAATTTCTCACCATTCCTAAGGGTTGAAGTTTAATCTTTAATTTATTTTTCATAAGCTTTTAATTTAGCCCAACCCAAGGGTTTTGTCTTGCAGAATACTCCATACAACATACAAATAGTTTTTTGTTTACCTTGTTGATGAGAGTATGAGTAGTTTGTTTCTTTGATGCGGTTAAACTGTTGCTATGTAATTTAAAAATAATTTCTAAAAACAGGGAACACAAGCTTTAATAATTTGACAGATGTAAAGCAGTGTTTGGCTAATACCTAAAAAAAACGGGTTTTTTCTAACAAAAACACAGGCGATAAGTTTCCATTTTGTCATCAAGCAAACTATTTTCGCCAACACTACACATATACATTATGATTGTTGACCTTATGGATATAAAGACGTTACAAACTGATATTCACACTGCTTTGGCTGGCTTACAATACGGCGAGCACCCCGTAGAACTCTATGAACCAATTCGTTATATTATGAGTTTGGGTGGCAAGCGTATGCGCCCTTTGTTGGTATTGTTAGGGTACTCTTTGTTTGATGACAACCACCAAAAAGCAATGAATGCTGCTTTGTCGGTAGAGGTGTTTCATAACTTTACATTGGTGCACGACGACATCATGGATGAGGCCCCTTTACGCAGAGGCAAGCCTACCATCCACCAAAAGTGGAACACAAACACAGGCATACTATCAGGCGATGTAATGTTGGTGCAGGCGTATGAGCTATTGCTTGACATAGACAGTGCCCATTTAAAACGAGTCATAGGCAAGTTTAACCGATGTGCTGCTGAAGTGTGCGAAGGGCAACAGTTAGACATGAACTTCGAGCATATTGATGCAGTGCCTGAAGCTGATTATTTGAATATGATCAGGCTCAAAACAGCCGTATTGTTAGGCTATAGCCTGGAACTGGGTGGTATTGTAGCCAATGCCAACAAAGTAGCTGCTGATTTGCTCAATGGGTTTGGGGTAAACATTGGAGTGGGGTTTCAGTTAATGGATGACTTGCTGGATGTCTATGCCGATGCAGCTAAGTTTGGCAAACAGGTGGGGGGCGATATTATTGCCAATAAAAAAACTTTTTTGCTAATTAATGCCCTCAAACTCGCTGAAGGCAAAACCAAACAAGCGCTGGAACGCTGGCTAAGTTTGACTGAGTTTGACAAAGCTGAAAAGGTGCAAGCGGTGACCGAAATTTATAACCATTTAGGGATCAAAGCACTGACCGAAGCTAAAATGAACGAGTATTTCGACATGGGTTTACAGCAGTTAGATGCTATTGAGGCAAACGAGACCGCCAAAGCTGCTTTACGTGCTTTTACGGTACAATTGATGAACCGTGATAGGTAACAGGGGTTGTGAAGTTTGCGTACCATGATAAAAACCAATATAACTTATGAATGATTTTGTGAAACCTGATGGTAACATCTACTTATCAGTAATTATAATTGCCATCACGGTAGGAATCAGCCTATATGCTGATAAAAACCGTTTGTTTAAATCTAAGTGGATTTTTAACCCTTATATAATTGAATCACGCAAAGAATATTATCGTTTTTTATCTTCCGGTTTTATTCACGGAGGCAGCACCCACTTGCTGTTCAACATGCTTACCCTATTCTTTTTTGCCCGCCAGGTAGAGCTTATTTATGGGGCGGTTTTTCCAGGGTATGGTAGCATTATGTTTGTGGTCATTTATTTGGCTGGAATCATCATTGCGAGCATCCCTGCTTATGTCAAGCACCGAGGCAACCCGGCTTACAATGCCTTGGGTGCGTCAGGGGGCGTGTCTACCATTGTGTTTGTGTCTATCTTATGCCTGCCCACCAGCAATATAGGTTTTCTCTTGCTGCCATTTGTGTCCTTTCCAGCGTTTTTTCTAGGCATTGCCTACTTGTTATACTCTTATTATATGGCAAAAAACTCAAACGATAACATTGGGCATGAAGCACAC is part of the Microscilla marina ATCC 23134 genome and encodes:
- a CDS encoding alpha-2-macroglobulin family protein yields the protein MHYTKTIRRLFLSALVLLALSYWQVPEVHAQKAYNSRWDKVNGFLKKKLPKSALKEVDGIYTQAKKDKNSAQLIKAIVHKLKYVVMVEENDLVKSLTDLQTEVKNAEFPVKPMLHSMLGQVYWQYYRRNRWRYNNRTATSKDFAQADLNTWDLRKITEETMHQYKLSLKDAEKLKKVKVDIYDEIIVKGHTEQRKLRPTLYDFLAHRAINFFKSSEPNLTKPAYQFTLNKPEYLQDAVGFAKMKIESRDTTSYKYYALTILQDLIKFHQNDKDLSSLVDADLARLKFVYNHLSTTIKKDLYREALERLEKRSIKFPISTEVTYAIANIYYQQGRSHNPLRLDKKKWKLKTAIEICDKAIARFPKSRGAQQCKNLKIRIFSKSVSLQTERVNVPEQPFRVSIQYKNTDQMHWRVYKVDLDWLQKTYLACNPKSHAQACFLEATYQLTPLHSWSTKLPDDKDYQMHRLETKVPALPLGNYMLVASVSPNFETKGNAVASDLVTVSSLSYINRSLRYKGISQVYVLDRTSGKPVAGVKTTLKVRRYDNKKRAYLIETGGVFTSNKEGYVEIPYVDNYYKRNFWLEFEKGKDWLSTLDLNSYKYKSRYGNLYRYKYTDSKRTYTKTFFFLDRKIYRPGQTVYFKGLVLNTDGDKHDIKANYKTTVTLYDVNGQKAGKLNLTTNEFGTFNGSFIAPNKGLNGNMRIKDAHGSISFSVEDYKRPKFEVSFKPVKGSFKINDMVTVTGKAKAYSGANIDGAEVTYRVVRKASFPRWYYYYYGYSPSSPSMQITKGTATTNAQGEFEVKFKAIPDLSVGKETDPTFTYWVYADVTDMNGETHSSSTTASVGYRSLKVSVSVGSQVNQSKKAAWKINTKNLNGQFQAASGTITIHQLRQPERVLRVRKWAQPNKFIHSPTEWEKWFPNDLYRNENNQYKWKKEKEVWNAKFATKEKDKASRLLNITNIAKWKQGAYVLEIKAKDAQGKEVKSVRYFTVYNPKSKSIPTNQVLYFKTEKTKAEPGEKAQILLGSATKGVQVLYEIEHNNKIVAKRWLKLSKSQKMIEVPVKEEYRGNFGVHFTFVKNNRWYHRDETVYVPRTNKELDISFETFRNKLKPGEKEEWRIKIAGKKGDKVAAEMVATLYDASLDVFRANAFSFGIYNSYYARMRWDSRGGFVISNFNVYARDWNDRTKYVKSKNYDYLNWFGYSYGRRKYYDRHRFRKEKSSAGNTSTPTKVMEEVNDVAVPSPKMAVATRASKSKVVVADKQQSVPVVKKAAGGSGGSLDQVKARTNFNETAFFYPSLRTNEKGEIIVKFTVPEALTKWKMRGFAHTKDLKYGFASNELVTQKELMVVPNAPRFFRESDQMTLMSKISNVSEKDLTGSAQLFLFDAITNKPIDKLLGNTNAKLNFQAKAEQSTVVKWKLKIPVGVQAITYRVVAKAGKFSDGEEMTLPVLTNRMLVTETMPLPIRSNQTKTFELKKLMASGKSKTLKHHKYTLEFTSNPAWYAIQALPYLMEFPHECAEQTFSRFYANSIAAHVANSSPKIKKVFDTWKNIQPDALLSNLEKNQELKSLILSETPWVMNSKSESERKRRLGVLFDLNRMANELEKALAKLIKKQKSDGAWAWFDGGYPDRYITQHIATGMGHLDNLGVKKVREDKKAWRMTTKAIQFLDRKIYDDHEELKRLARKGLLKLKDDHLGYMQMQYLYMRSFFKDVKLNKDYQKAFDYYFGQAKKYWTKKSLYMQGMLALGLFRYDEKPVPMAIVKSLKERALHNDEMGMYWKQTGGYYWYQAPIETQALMVEVFDEVAKDQKAVDDLRTFLLKSKQTQDWKTTRATTEACYALLLRGSNWLTSEKQVEITVGGQKVNPFDESSPAKVEAGTGYFKKSWNADNITADMGKVTVAKKDKGVAWGAVYWQYFEQLDKITTAKTPLALKKQLFLQKMSDAGPVISPIKANTKVKVGDLIKVRIELRVDRLMEYVHMKDMRAAGLEPVNTISRYKWQDGLGYYESTRDAATHFFFGALPKGVYVFEYALRVSHAGDFSNGVTTIQCMYAPEFASHSEGVRVKFEEK
- a CDS encoding leucine-rich repeat domain-containing protein is translated as MNELDSLRKLPDPTKTSPDKVLYFVYKSPETIAQIPKYTNLRYLYGIRALVKDNEFCGLKNLNGLGLYTGRSYPCLKDFYHIQALDLWGLDPYLPEYLFNFKNLLHLTLSFHRIRYISSRIKELKKLEFLSLGLGRVRYFPKNICELSNLYSLDIVGNRSIKLPLSFIKLKELTITLDLSNDENIQILSQMKQLEKLTVYMKRLGKHPKTVKELSFIKKIQLNVWYKKIDRNVNIFIAPPY
- a CDS encoding esterase/lipase family protein — its product is MTDFLKPPIVSINVSVYGNQAGYDALQKAMLTHQSAHFELVRSDKNEGYAIQIAHPHIQYFSKVSVLDKAGNLLTPKAGTYHLVADQQSMYLLDENNRVVQGIKSYYDSNQVQGLLKILDNISKWEQVRGLKNTPTQLAPDQIDFAYYDAQGNILEGEEIITHFRKVDGEWQGTEFDLRVSNHTDQGLYFSLIYLDENYEVALLTSQYFEANTHHATILETQKTWLESYNEEENKIAYHEGLDEYFSNESTMTFKLLVSTQRLDGSVLEQAPIDIGYVHSGNANSLKNTDQTFTLFEQESNWFTKTITIHTIRQRAKLGTGEVKLVDNDKLIIKGNSYLSADLKLSTPNPGSRSASYMDVLPVILEKQTGTIVDFGGSPRGNHILEFNNIQGNEALANHPLKIMLRESIDEDELLLPLTYDGAQLLTVGEVDTDAEGHTLITINALPEQEEDHRSLGKSLKLAFFKIALKRHPDKLYQLAWVEYLNAPTKNGRTQIKRHKDNDDITEKVKSANKVLLLIHGIIGDTEEMAIGVKDMIADKGYDLVLSFDYENLNSSIRDDISWSLKDQLDRVGFKKEDGKELHVLAQGMGCLVARWMVEQRKGHELVDRMILVGPPNQGSVLGNIETARKFATIALGLTLNILSPLAAWAGGLLKTIKNIMKQSKQLTTTLAEMQEGSSFIRDLNNSDDSGIPYLVLAGDVRNYEPTEGSNFSKFKEQMYKSVGTFVNAGEANDMIVDFTSMKSLGKNTQVEVTQVACHHLNYFEEEVSLKAIQEML
- a CDS encoding polyprenyl synthetase family protein, which codes for MDIKTLQTDIHTALAGLQYGEHPVELYEPIRYIMSLGGKRMRPLLVLLGYSLFDDNHQKAMNAALSVEVFHNFTLVHDDIMDEAPLRRGKPTIHQKWNTNTGILSGDVMLVQAYELLLDIDSAHLKRVIGKFNRCAAEVCEGQQLDMNFEHIDAVPEADYLNMIRLKTAVLLGYSLELGGIVANANKVAADLLNGFGVNIGVGFQLMDDLLDVYADAAKFGKQVGGDIIANKKTFLLINALKLAEGKTKQALERWLSLTEFDKAEKVQAVTEIYNHLGIKALTEAKMNEYFDMGLQQLDAIEANETAKAALRAFTVQLMNRDR
- a CDS encoding rhomboid family intramembrane serine protease — encoded protein: MNDFVKPDGNIYLSVIIIAITVGISLYADKNRLFKSKWIFNPYIIESRKEYYRFLSSGFIHGGSTHLLFNMLTLFFFARQVELIYGAVFPGYGSIMFVVIYLAGIIIASIPAYVKHRGNPAYNALGASGGVSTIVFVSILCLPTSNIGFLLLPFVSFPAFFLGIAYLLYSYYMAKNSNDNIGHEAHLFGALFGIATTIAFVPGVVPRFFEAIANWKGFF